The nucleotide window ACGAGCAGGAGGTCGCATGGCAACATCCCGGCCGTGTTTTGACGAACATCGACGTATCACGTTCGAGCGGTGCTCGCGGGTAGTCCTGCGTCTGAGCCGCCTCTGACACCAACGATCTGAGCACGACGATATCCGGAGCGATTGCATCTCCGGCGGTGGCCGCACTGTGCGCGACATCGCCAGAGCACGGCCGTCGTCTGGGCTCACCCGATCGCCCATACTGTTCGTCCGCAGCCGAGGCGCCATGACCATCGTGCCCACGATCAAGCTATTCGAAACCGATGCTTACGTCCGGGAATTGGAGACCACCATTGTCGACCAGTCGGATGCGGGGGTGTGTCTCGAGAAGACGATCTTCTATGCTGAGAGTGGCGGCCAGCCGGGTGATGTCGGCGAACTGGTCCTGGACGGCGGCGTGCCGCTGCCGGTCGTGAATACGCATTATATCCCAGGCCGTCTCCGGATCGCTCATGTCCTCGCGACGCCGCCCGACCGGAGCCTGATCGGAGCCAAGGTGCTGGCCCGGATCGATTGGGAGAGGCGATACCGGCTGATGCGTCTCCACACCTCGCTGCATCTACTGTGCAGTCTGGTCGATGCTCCGGTGACAGGATGCGCGATCTATCCCGACTACGCGCGTCTCGATTTCGATATCGAGACGGCTCTCGATCGAGAGACGCTCACGGATCGCCTCAACGCGCTCGTCCGAAACGACCTGCCGGTCGAGATCGAGTACCGGAGCGCCGATGTGCTATCGGCCGAGCCGTCGCTGGTACGGACGGTTCAGGCTGCGCCGCCGCAGACCGGGAAGCAGCTTCGATTGGTCAGCATCGGTGAGGTCGACCGTCAGCCGTGCGGCGGCACCCATGTGCGGTCGACCGGCGAGATCGCAAGCCTCGCTGTGACCAACGTCGAGAAGAAGGGCCGACGCAACAGGCGGGTCAAGATCGCCCTCACGGCGTTGACCGAGCAATTGACGGAGACCGCCGGCTGAGGCGGTCGCCGACTGATCACATTGAAGACGAGCCCGACGGCGGCGGAGGCTGCGACGACGCAGTCGCCACCGGCGCTGTGCCGCGCGGCCGGAACAGGATGCGCTGATACAGCCAGCCGATCGCCACCAGCACCAAGCCGAGGCCCATGAACGACAGCGCCCGGTACACGCCGGTCAGCGTCGACATGTCGATCAGGAAGGCTTTGCAGATGGTCAGCCCGATTACCACCGCCGACGCCAAACGCGCGCGTTGCGAGTCGAACACAAGGCCGGCGCCGAGCAGCAGCACGCCGCAGCCGAGCCAGGCCAGCGAGTAGGTGTATTGTTCGGCGTCGCTCGGGGCGCCGAGCGACAGCACGGGGCCTTGATACAGCCGCCGGATTTCCAGCGTCACGTAAGCGAGCCCCATGATCAGCGCCAATGCGGCGAAGCCATTGCCGTAGGCCGGGCGCCGCACGCCCGCCACCGCGTAGGACAACAGCAGCGCCAGCACGGCCGGCAGCGCATAGCCGAGCAGGAGGCTGTTGATCACCACGCCACCGATATAGTTCGACCAGAACGCCGGGTTCTCCAGCAGCAACAGGCCGAACACGCTGCCCAGCGCCGCGAAGATCGCCAGCACGATCGCGGCGACGTTGTGCACCGGGCTGTGGCTGCGCAGCCGCAGCCGTTCGAGGCCGATCGCCATTGCCAGCGTGACGCAGACCTGCAGCGCGACCTCGGTCAGTCCCGCGTTGTCGCGATAGACGTCGCCGCCGTTGACGGCGTGGCGGATCTCCATGAACGCCAGCAGCACGGTGAACAGGATCGCCGCC belongs to Rhodopseudomonas palustris and includes:
- a CDS encoding alanyl-tRNA editing protein; protein product: MRDIARARPSSGLTRSPILFVRSRGAMTIVPTIKLFETDAYVRELETTIVDQSDAGVCLEKTIFYAESGGQPGDVGELVLDGGVPLPVVNTHYIPGRLRIAHVLATPPDRSLIGAKVLARIDWERRYRLMRLHTSLHLLCSLVDAPVTGCAIYPDYARLDFDIETALDRETLTDRLNALVRNDLPVEIEYRSADVLSAEPSLVRTVQAAPPQTGKQLRLVSIGEVDRQPCGGTHVRSTGEIASLAVTNVEKKGRRNRRVKIALTALTEQLTETAG